In the Artemia franciscana chromosome 1, ASM3288406v1, whole genome shotgun sequence genome, one interval contains:
- the LOC136028330 gene encoding peptidyl-prolyl cis-trans isomerase-like 1, which translates to MSIPDKSWQPRTVTFSTTMGDLVIELYWKHAPKTCRNFAELTRRGYYNGTKFHRIIRDFMIQGGDPTGTGRGGNSIYGSKFEDEISEDLKHSGKLKTENFNYINALKT; encoded by the exons ATGTCTATTCCAGATAAATCATGGCAGCCACGGACAGTCACTTTCAGTACAAC aaTGGGAGACTTGGTAATAGAATTATATTGGAAACATGCTCCAAAAACATGTAGAAATTTCGCCGAACTTACCAGAAGAGGATATTATAATGGGACAAAATTCCACAGAATAATAAGAGATTTCATGATCCAAG GTGGTGACCCAACTGGAACAGGAAGAGGAGGGAATTCAATTTACGGTTCCAAATTTGAAGATGAAATATCGGAGGACCTTAAGCATTCTGGTAAGCTGAAAACCGAAaactttaattatattaatgCACTTAAGACTTAA